In the genome of Luteitalea pratensis, the window CGGTGAACTGCAGCCGGAGGAACTTCACGCCGCTTGCGTCGGCCTCGGCGAGGATCTCCCGCTTCCGGGTCTCCAAGGCCGGATCCTGTACTTGTTGCTTCAAAGTGATCTCCGTGACGTGTCGCTCCTGCGTCAACGCGGGTACGCGCGAGTCTGTCACAAGTGTAATCCGCTGAGCGTCAACCTTCCCGCTAGCATTTCCGTCTCACGTAACCGAACCATGAAAACGGCTCCCAGGAGGATTCCGATGCAGACCCGACTCTGGCTCGCCAGCAGCGTCACGGTGGCGATCGTCGCCGCCGGCGTGTTCGTGGCCGGCCCCATCGTGCACGGCCAGGCGCCGCAAGCCCCCGGGGCGGGCGCCATTCCCGACTCCGCCGCGTTCTCACGCGACGTCCAGCAGGCGGTACAGGACGCCCTCGACGAGGCCGGCCTGCGCAATGGTCCCTTCAAGGTCGATGTCCATCGCCTGGTCGAGGACGCGACCCGCGCCGCTCAGGACGCCGTCCGCGACCTGGACGTCAAGGTCTTCGTTGACGACGCGATGCAGGATGTGCCCGACATGGCGATGCTGGGCGGACGGCCGAGGATCGGCGTGCGCACCAGGGACGTGACGGCGGAGGAGGCCAAGGCGGCCGGGCTCCAGGGCATCACGGGTGCCTTCGTGAGCGAGGTGCCGGCCGATTCAGTCGCCGGCAAGGCCGGCCTGCAGGAGAAGGACATCATCGTCTCGGTGGACGGCGAGACCATCCGCAGCGCTCGCCAGCTGTCGCGGGTGATCGCCGAGTCGCCGGAGGGGCGCGCCCTCCAGATCGCGTACGTGCGCGGCACGGCCAGGAACACGGTGACCGTCACGCCAGCGTCGCCGGCGATGACGTGGAACTTTTCGGGCCCGGCCGGTGAGGGTCCGGTCATTCGCAAGTTCGAACGTCGCGTCGATCCGGCCCATCCCGACGCGCCGCCTCACCAGTTCGACCTGCTAATCCCGCCCGGTGGCCCCGAGGCCGGGAACCGGCAGTTCTTCTACCGACAGGGTCCGGACGGCGATGTGCGCTTCTGGACCGGTCGCGGCCGGCTCGGTGTGATGGTGCAGCCGGTGACCGACCAACTCGCCACCTATTTCGGCGTCAAGGACGGCGTGCTCGTCACCCAGGTG includes:
- a CDS encoding PDZ domain-containing protein encodes the protein MQTRLWLASSVTVAIVAAGVFVAGPIVHGQAPQAPGAGAIPDSAAFSRDVQQAVQDALDEAGLRNGPFKVDVHRLVEDATRAAQDAVRDLDVKVFVDDAMQDVPDMAMLGGRPRIGVRTRDVTAEEAKAAGLQGITGAFVSEVPADSVAGKAGLQEKDIIVSVDGETIRSARQLSRVIAESPEGRALQIAYVRGTARNTVTVTPASPAMTWNFSGPAGEGPVIRKFERRVDPAHPDAPPHQFDLLIPPGGPEAGNRQFFYRQGPDGDVRFWTGRGRLGVMVQPVTDQLATYFGVKDGVLVTQVTEGSAAAKAGIKAGDVITAVNAKPVKDTGDIVDALKGIEDGKVIPVELTRDKKVQTISVTLQAPSDTNRDRSVTRRQRFTA